One window from the genome of Paramisgurnus dabryanus chromosome 20, PD_genome_1.1, whole genome shotgun sequence encodes:
- the btbd9 gene encoding BTB/POZ domain-containing protein 9 yields MSDGHPLRSVSSTAEIDHLHLLSEQLGALVPSEEYSDVTFIVEEKRFPAHRVILAARCQYFRALLYGGLRESRPQAEVRLEDTHPEAFSMLLRYLYTGRATLSEAREDTLLDFLGLAHRYDLQPLETSICEFLRTLLTTRNVCLVFDVASLYCLSGLAEACCAYMDRHATDVLKSEGFLSLSKSALLTVVKRDSFASTEKEIFQALCRWCHQNGDGPEAKEVMSAVRLPLMTLSEMLNVVRPSGLLSPDDLLDAIQTRSESRDMDLNYRGMLIPEENIATMKHGAAVVKGELKSALLDGDTQNYDLDHGFSRHPIEEEGRSTGIQVRLGQPSIINHIRLLLWDKDSRSYSYYVEVSMDELDWVRVVDHSKSLCRSWQHLYFPARVCRFIRVVGTHNTVNKVFHLVALECMFTQRSFTLEKGLLVPTENVATVQACASVIEGVSRCRNALLNGDTSHYDWDSGYTCHQLGSGAIVIQLAQPYMLGSIRLLLWDCDERSYSYYVELSTNQQHWVKVVDRTKVACRSWQTLVFDRQPASFIRIVGTQNTANEVFHCVHFECPAQMDTIVKEESPGPDQPSPDYRRENPVSQNPMNDKPSSSSSSSRT; encoded by the exons ATGAGTGACGGTCATCCTCTGCGGTCCGTGAGCTCTACAGCTGAGATCGATCACCTCCACCTGCTGTCAGAGCAGTTGGGTGCTTTAGTTCCCAGTGAGGAGTACAGTGATGTCACCTTCATAGTGGAGGAGAAGCGCTTTCCTGCGCACAGAGTCATTCTAGCAGCCCGCTGCCAATATTTCAG AGCTTTGCTATATGGAGGACTTCGAGAGTCCAGACCCCAGGCTGAGGTTCGGTTAGAGGATACGCACCCAGAGGCTTTTTCCATGTTGTTGCGGTACTTGTACACGGGTCGAGCCACCCTAAGTGAAGCCAGAGAAGATACTCTGCTGGATTTTCTCGGCCTGGCGCATCGTTACGACCTCCAACCACTAGAGACCTCCATCTGCGAGTTTCTCCGCACTTTATTGACCACGCGAAATGTGTGTCTGGTGTTTGACGTGGCCAGTCTTTACTGTCTTAGCGGGCTGGCCGAGGCCTGCTGTGCATACATGGACCGGCATGCCACCGATGTGCTGAAGTCCGAAggctttctttctctttcaaaG TCTGCCCTGCTGACCGTCGTAAAGAGAGATTCGTTTGCCTCCACCGAAAAAGAAATCTTTCAGGCCCTCTGCCGATGGTGTCACCAAAACGGCGACGGTCCAGAAGCGAAGGAAGTGATGTCAGCAGTGCGACTGCCTCTGATGACCCTTTCAGAAATGCTGAATGTGGTTCGTCCATCGGGCCTCCTCAGCCCAGACGATCTGCTtgatgccatacagacccgctCGGAGAGCAGAGACATGGACCTCAACTACCGTGGGATGCTTA TTCCAGAGGAGAACATTGCCACTATGAAGCACGGTGCTGCGGTGGTAAAGGGCGAGCTGAAGTCTGCTCTCCTGGATGGAGACACACAGAACTACGATCTTGACCACGGCTTCTCAAGACATCCTATAGAAGAAGAGGGTCGATCCACGGGCATCCAGGTCCGCTTGGGTCAGCCCTCCATCATCAACCACATACGTCTGCTACTATGGGACAAAGACAGTAG GTCATACTCGTATTATGTTGAGGTGTCTATGGATGAACTGGACTGGGTACGTGTTGTGGATCACTCCAAGTCCCTGTGTCGCTCTTGGCAACACCTTTATTTCCCAGCACGAGTCTGCAG GTTCATCCGTGTCGTGGGGACACACAACACTGTCAACAAAGTCTTTCACTTAGTGGCTCTGGAATGCATGTTTACGCAGCGATCTTTCACCTTGGAGAAAGGCCTTCTGG TTCCCACAGAGAACGTGGCGACCGTACAGGCGTGCGCTAGTGTGATAGAAGGCGTGAGTCGCTGCAGAAACGCCCTGTTGAATGGTGACACCAGCCATTACGACTGGGACTCGGGGTACACCTGCCACCAGCTGGGATCCGGAGCCATCGTCATCCAGCTGGCGCAACCATACATGCTGGGTTCGATACG GTTGCTGTTGTGGGATTGTGATGAGAGAAGCTATAGCTATTATGTGGAACTGTCTACAAATCAGCAACACTGGGTGAAGGTTGTCGACCGTACTAAAGTTGCGTGCAG GTCCTGGCAGACTCTGGTGTTTGACAGACAGCCTGCGTCCTTTATACGTATTGTGGGAACTCAAAACACTGCTAATGAG GTGTTTCATTGTGTTCACTTTGAGTGCCCCGCACAGATGGACACAATTGTCAAAGAGGAAAGTCCTGGACCGGATCAACCCAGTCCAGACTACAGGAGGGAGAATCCTGTATCTCAGAACCCAATGAACGATAAAccttcctcctcctcttcctcctcacGCACATAG